The genomic segment TCATGCCAACAAGgacttttcttctcttctcagcTCCTTAGCACCACTAATTAATATGTCAGCTGTTTGCCAAGTGTTTACCGAGTTTCCTGTTTGTGGAGAACAGTGGTCCATTAACTGGTATGACTGCTGCCACAGTTTCAAAATTATTTAGTTTGGTGTTGCTCACTATTGTGTCCCTTTGTGTAATTCATGCTACCAAAGCAGCTTGTTGATAAAAATTTAGACAGTCAGCTGTTTGAAGGTATTGTGTGTTCACATCATGCTGTCTTTGTACAGTCATCCTATGACTAGGGGCTGAAGAGGTCCCTGTACAATTAACAGCCACGCATTTTTAGAGTCGAGAGCTCAAAAGTTGGACTaaattgtgtgaatgtgtaccACTAGGGGTCGCCCATGTCAGACACTTTTGTCTTCGCACACACAGGGACTTTaaattaatacatacatttttatatatatgtgtatatatgtgtatatatatatatgtatatatgtgtatatatatatatatatatatatgtgtatatatgtgtatatatatatatatgtgtatatatgtatatatatatatatatatgtgtatatatgtatatatatatatatgtatatatatatgtatatatatatatgtatatatatgtgtatatatgtgtgtatatgtgtgtatatatgtgtatatatgtatatgtgtatatatgtatatgtgtatatatgtatatgtgtatatatgtatatatgtatatgtgtatatatgtatatgtgtgtatatgtgtatatatgtgtatatatatatgtatatatatatatgtgtatatatgtgtatatatgtatatatatatgtatgtatatgtgtatatatgtatatatatatatgtatatatatgtgtatatatgtatatatatatgtatgtatatgtgtatatgtgtatgtatatatatatgtgtatatgtgtatatatatatatgtgtgtatatgtatatgtatatatatatatatgtgtatatgtgtatatatatatatatatatatgtgtatatgtgtatatatatatatatgtgtatatgtgtatatatatatatatgtgtatatgtgtatatgtgtatatatatatgtatatgtgtatatatgtatatatatatatatgtatatgtgtatatgtgtatatatatatatatgtatatgtgtatatatatatatatatatatatatatatgtgtatatgtgtatatgtgtatatatgtgtatatgtgtatatgtgtgtatatatatatatgtatatgtgtatatgtgtgtatatatatatgtatatatatatatgtatatatatatatgtgtatatgtgtatatatatatatatatatatgtatatgtgtatatatgtatatatatatatatatatatatgtgtatatatgtatatatatatatgtgtatatgtgtatatatgtatatgtgtatatgtgtatatatatatatatgtatatgtgtatatatgtatatatatatgtgtatgtatgtgtatatatatatatatatttgtgtgtgtatgtatatatatatgtgtatgtatatatattatattgatGTGATCAGGGAGGCAAGGGCAATCTTATCTGAGATGTCTtcgcttttttttctttcttttttgaccACTTATCTGTCTCCAGTTGGAGCGTCAGTGCCAGGACCTTCACAGTGAGCAACATGTGACCAAGGTGGAGAACGTGAAGCTGAAGCAGACGAATGACGAGTTAGCACGGGAGCTGGAGCACACCAGCCAAGAGCTGATCTTGGCACAGGAGCAGCTGAGTGTGCTGCAAGAGCAGTCCACACGGCTTcatgaggagaaggagatgtGAGTTATACTGTAGCCAATCCTATTTAATTACTCAGGTTTTTTTATAACTCCAGCCCTGATTATTTGGATTCtcaatttcttctttcttgctCATTGGTCAGGATGCAATGACATGTTGTTGCTGCAAATGGCAATGTGATACATACTTCATACACTATTTTATACTGCTATTGATCAAGACCTGAGCGGCTACTTTGAAATTGGTGTGGCTTGTAATAATAGTATCAGCTGACTTTCACAAATTtggatgtttctgttttaattaagCTGTAAAACTACTGAGATCATTTAAATGGTGATGCTGACagacataataataattgtaactTAGTTGCTGTTACcccaaaattatttttgtgtatcCCATTCTTATGATTGCTCTGATGTTTATTCTCACTGTAAATCTACATTCTGTTATAAAAACAAGTCTTATGTACCAAATTCTGTTATACTGCATCTTGAGGAGAGTAGAGAAGAAAAGACCatgtgtctgtgtcctgttaCCCCACTGTCATTTTGCCATTCTTTGCTCTGGTTTATATTTTTTAGCCAGTTTTCAATAAAGTGTAACCATAGCACATACTGTGTCTGCTTAGTCAGAGAGCATTAGTAATAAAGGATGCATTGTTGTTCAACACAGGGAAATTTACAGACTGACTGAGGGACTGCAGCGAGAGCAAGCAAGCCTCCAAAAACAACTGGACCTGTTGAGGTATGAtcagaagaaaaatagaagTACAGCTATGCAGGCCCAACTTTAGAGAGAATAACAACTTAACAGATGGGTGTCACGCATATTAGAAATTGctactgtaatgtttttctgtattgCTTTTATAGTGTAAATTATATGATGAGTTGGGAAGCATAATCCACAATATTGAAAAATTCTGTAGtgaaaaaatcatttgtttttgttttgttaatttgagTAATTTAACTTTGTGTCTGCAGCGGGGATGAGGAGGAGCTGACCTCCAGCTCCGTGAGGCAGAACCTAGCTAGTGGGTCATGCCAGCCATCTTTCCCCAGTAATAGATATTACCTGATTGCCATTACTTTTGTGACATATATAGATGCCACATCATTACAGTATtggtcagagaaaataattctaCAGTAACACCTCAGCTGGTAATTCACCTCATTTTAGTGCAGTGGTCACAGCGCAAAGCAGGAGTGATTGGTTTCTGAGCTTGAAATCTTATTCAGAAGGAAGACTTGTTGAACATATTAAGTTCCCTCTAAGAAATAATCTGCTTATCAGTCAATTACAATGATTCCTACCTTGGTACTGCTCATTCAGACGTTTCCCCATGAACCTGAGGGAGAACTGTACGTATCAGAGTCATTACGGCTGGTAAATCGTTCAACAGCAAACAGCATATCTAAAAAGGCTAGGAATTCAAAGCGATAATGACTTTGGCCAGCTACACAGTGCTGGAAATTGTGTAATAGTTCAATAGTATGAAAAGACTTCAGCTTCTCACTGTGTCTTCAgtatctttatttctttgttgtatccagagaaatgaacaaacatttaCGGGATGAGAGGGACATGTGCTTTCAGGTATGTGCCTTTTTAATATAGCGAAATTAATAGAATTTTAATTTCCACTGTGTGCACCTCATGAGTCCCCGTTGTAAACGTTAGAGGAATAGAAAAAGATGCTAGTGATCATCAGTGATCATTCCACAATATGAATAAAATCTTCATGCTTTAATTCTGCAGAATCCAAAGAATTCTAAGAAAACACCCAGTTTGAAACAGAGGCCATTAATCAGTGttgttaaacacacaaacacaaatgtcttcAAAAGGTAAACAATCACCAAGTGATATATTAAACACTAATTTCATTACTCTTCCGTTAAGACTGTGTCAAATGGAACATAAGCCACAGAATTTGCAGTGCATGCCTTTGTTTGTTTCGTCAAATGTGTTGAATATGCTTTGTTACTTTGTATCTGCAGTGGGGATGAGGAGGACCTGCCCTCCAGCTCTGTGAAGCAGAACCTAGCCAATGGGTCATGCCAGCCATCTCGCCCAGCGGAGACAAGAGGGCACCTCCAGAGGATCATCTCCATCGAAGAGGACCACCTCCCACACTTGCTCCAGAATGACTGTCAGGCTCAAAGCCCTCTTCAGGAGTGTAGTGAAGCAGAGGAAGACTCTGACAATGAGGAGAATGTAGACTTGGTGATGAGCGATATTTTTCCATGTGCGTCTtctgtccagcagcagcagtcaaaGGGAAATGTTGAGAAAAGGGAAACTCCCACATCTCCAAGGGGTCAGCCTGTTGGCAAGGAGACCAGCATAAATGTAAGCATGTGAACATCGAGTGATATACTGCATGtaataatagaataatagaATAATTTTTTTAGCTCTGTGATCAACATTGAAGGACTATAGCAGTGCATTTACTGTaagtatttaaatgtttttctttttatttatttcgaAAAAACCTTTTTCCAAACCAagtagtatatacagtatttggagGAGACTGGTGTTAAATTTCTCAGTGAGAGGTCATAATTACCCCGTTGTAGCCTACCTCACACAAATACAAGCCAGCCACTTTACTGATTGTTTAAAGGGAGTTCCTATAACCTTCTTCAAATATCTACTCCCATCATTCCTCTCTTTATTCAGGAGGAAGGCAGTCCCTCGCCTCCGGACCGCCTGTTCAAGATCATTCTGGTGGGGAACTCCAGTGTAGGAAAGACCTCCCTCCTTCGACGATTTTGCAACGACTGCTTCCACCCTGGCACTTCTGCCACTGTGGGTACGTACTTTACAGTGCAAGCAAAAACATACATCCCTATTCAGTTCCTGTGAGAAAAGGCATCAAAACACCCAGCCCTGTGGTTGACCTACAGCTCTCTATGTGTTTGCCTACAAAGCACTTTAATGTACCCCCTGGTTATAACGctgaaaataaagatgaaaatagcATCTTTTTTCTCAAGGGTATGCTATAAGACTGAAATACTTTATACAGAGTTATGCTGTGgcctgtatactgtatgtataaatacagtttgtatATATAATTCAATAACTTCAAATATATTGCAGGCTGTCTAGAAGCTGATAAAAAGCGGTGAGGTACTCTCGAGGCCAATGTGAGGAAttcactcaaaaataaaaagcgtCACGTTTTGGTTTTGTAACTTTCATCATagtaaaatatttagttttgagcacattttttggtttggcctgtgttaaatataattttttaaacttcatttttaaaacatacaaCTGTTGAAGTTTGATTgcacagcaataaaacaaaagtgcTACAAGACTATTGACAAAGGACTTCAGTTAAGCCTTTGAAATCATATGTtgtgtaaatatattaaaagtTTGAAAGTAGCACAGCATGTGTTGTATTCATCAACAAAAGCTCTTggtttttctgaagaaaaaagttccagtttcagtttttcagtttcttccATTGATCTTGAGTATGATTTTTCCAATATGAACATATTCACGTTTAAAATTTGTTGGGGTTGGTCATTGAGGTCATTGTGTACATAtccagtttgtttatttgtacatGTTTCTACAGTAACTTCTGccatagaaatatatataatgtttgcTGTTGATTACAGAAGTTGTTTTCTTGTCTGTATGTGCAGGTATAGactacagtgtaaaaacaataactGTGGACAACAGCCAGGTGGCACTTCAGATGTGGGATACAGCAGGACAGGAAAGGTGAGGTTTCAGCATTTGAGATGAAACCAAAGGGAGTATCACATTTGAAAAGAGTCTTTATTCATGGCAGTggggctggtattgttttcacgTTGTGaggctgtgcgtgtgtgtgtgtgtgtgtgtgtgtgtgtgtgtgtgtgtgtgtgtgtgtgtgtgtgtgtgtgtgtgtgtgtgtgtgtgtgtgtgtgtgtgtgtgtgtattatcatggcaaaatgtgttcCTGGAGACAACTATTGTAGCGGGAgctaccacagaggcggttaTGAGAACACTGGCAgctgtttatatgtctgtctgtctgtctgtctgtccggtaaaagttcaaaacacagcactgttttttctttccttgtgcTGGGCCATTCAGTAACAGACTTAGagtaaaattaatattattgtttctAACTTAATCCACTTCAACAAGCAAATTTGTAAACCTTACTCCTGCATTTTTACATGCTCTATAGATGCAGTTAGAGGGGAGTGTTCAGGGATTATTGATGTACCAGTGGAAACGTAAGACTTCCTCTTTTGCCttctttgtcttcctcctcctcctgcaggtaTCGAAGCATTACCAAACAATTCTTTCGCAAAGTTGACGGTGTGGTTGTGATGTATGACATCACAGCCGAGCAGAGCTTCACAGCTGTCAGACGGTGGCTGGCGAGTGTAAAGGTAACACGGAAACATTCACCCTGagccacacacatttttaacagaaatatccCAAGcagaacaaatgtttttgttttactttctgtgtctgtgcagttGTTTTGACCTACTACAGTAGACTGAAAATCAACTTTCCTAGAAACAGAGTGGGTATATAACACGAGTATAGGTCAATTGCTGTATCTGTAACAGTGATGTCGCTATTCactgctgattgttttttccacttgagagcagagagaaaccGGGTTGTTCTTCAAAAACCTTGTTTTTCAGGTTAATCCTTTAACCACAGTGGACTCTCTTcagatgattttgttttggtctgCGTTCTTTCCTATCTTCCATTATAGGAGGGTGCAGGCGAGGACAGTCCCATCATGCTTTTGGGAAATAAAATAGACAAGGAGATTGAGAGACAAGTTCAGAAAGGAGTGGGCGAAAGATTAGCCAAGGTCAGTATTGGGTCAGTAAGTTCATGATTATTGTTGAAAAGAGAGTTTGATGTGGAAGCTACTCCAGTATGATTCTGGGGGTGTTTTATCTTCATCCTTGTTAGTTTTTAATCTTCTAGTCTCTGCTGTGCAATGTAGTTTCTATGGAGATTGGAAATGACTCTGTGAGCCAATATTGTCACAcgagaaatgttttttttgttctttgtgctTTTTCAAGTATTAGTACATAATTTACTTCAGTGTTTCTTGATAGGCCTACACTCATCAGTGTGCAAAAAGTTGAAACTGCTCAGGCAAACAGCTTATTTCAGTCGCAGgagcctttctgtttttgtggtaatggcagccatcatcatcatttggctttttttcaggACTGCCAGATGACTTTTTATGAGTGCAGTGCGTGCTCTGGACACAACGTGGTGGAGCCCATGGTTCATTTAGCCAGGTGAGCATGTGGCTGTGTGGTGTGTGAGTTTATGCAAGAGTAAAACAAAGGAACAATAATTGATTTAAGATTAAATATGGAGCAATTGTCTGCTTGAACAGCTTTTATAGTGGGATTATTTCTGTGCAGAAATAGGGCAATTCATAGAGAGccaaatgtgtaatttgttcTGTGTTGGAGGCACAAAGGACGGTATCTTATAAGCTGGTTCTGTACAGCACAACAGGAAACAGTCACTCACAAGTGAAAATATCTGGCATTGTTCACAATGTCCATGGTGTCAAGTGGAAAATCAAAGGTTCATGTCATTGTCTGCACCGTATTGTTTCCTATGTGATTGACATATATCACTGACTTTCTTTACTTCAATTAGAGGCGTATTGTCAAAATATGCTGCATTGTGTTTCATTCTTTTGCATTATAAAGTTGCACCAGTGCCTTATTTAATCTAAAATTACTGCTAGAACTGTAAGTAATCTGCTGTCACTGACATTTCTGCACGGAATAACCACACGGCACTGCTGCAAATGTGGATAGCATTAAAGTTTGACTTGACGTCATTGTTCTACAACATTTACTACACAGCACCACTACAACAGCAAGAAGCACTGCAGTGGGAAATAACAACCTGCAGGATTCACGCAGACCTGACACAGCATGTGCAGATTGAAATGCAGTTGCAGTTGCAACCACAAAGCACACATCTCACATAGCAAAGCGAGTACAAAGTACACAGGACTATACGATGCACATTAGGGTGTCCTGTCACGGATAGTACATATGTTTATGTCTCATTATGTTTCTTAGAATTCTGAAGGAACAAGAGGACCGAGAGAAGGAGAAGACTGTCCAGCTGGTCAGCAGCTCCTCAGAGAAGAAGAGATCCTGCTGCTAACTGTTAAACAGTAAACACCTGCACGGTAGCGCTACACTTTACTAAGACACACATGTTAATAGTGTGACCACATGTGTAAGCgagaaaacagtattttaaatgtcagcacaACTGCTTTTCACCTACACTTCAGTCTTGTCTGAGTAAACCCAGCACCACAATATATACTGTCATTTTGTCATGTGTCACAGATGTTACTGCACTATTATAACAGTCTACTATATGATTTTCCAAGGTAGTAGTTGCAGTTTGATAATAGcctcaaatttatattttataaagatGTATTACggtaataatattaataagaaTGTGAGAAAAGTTCAAATGTTCCCTTTGAGGGTTAGatataaaaacaactgaacaataTGTCCCTTTTGACTCAAGCTaagactttttcatttttcaaggtAGGATATTTGCTCAAACTCTGACTGTAACTCTCAGATATTTATTTAGCTTGGAAAGGTCTGTTATTTGTCACATTTGGGCATTTTGATGTACGGGTATTCATATAAtaattcagtgttaatgtgcattcttttttagctgttttgctTCTTCACTTTGTGTCCGCATATAATATATGACATGGACACAGCTACATgaacaactgtaaaatgtaatgcattatCAAACAACCTTGCAGTAAACACCACATCAATTCTGTAGTTATTTGGGCCAAGATATCTGATGTTATGTGGCACTGCAGGATATTGTACAGGTGTCTCAGTTTCTTCAcctggtggaaaaaaacactaacTATCCTGCAGCACAGCACGGAAGTAATGTACTtccactgaacaaacaaaaatgattgtgtagttaaaatgaaaattattaacTTCAAATGTAGTATTTCTCACAGGGCTGTTATATTTAATAGCATTATATTTTACAGGTGTtcatgttattttgtccactcctTGCAAATTGTGCAGTGATTGATTCATAatttagtgttgtttttgttgaacaGGAGTTTGTTAGGATGGGAAGCTAGCTCAGTTGTGTTGTACTTTTTAACAGCTGGAAGACAATAgagatacccccccccccccccaacagacCAAATGAAGTTGAGtgcacaaaatatttatttcatatcaCCTTAAGCTGCCTCGGTGCCGTAGTATTTTATGAAAATAGTGACACTGTAATATGTTTAATAAGTTATGCTATCTGTATGTTACAGGAAGGTGACAGTTGGAGAAGTTTTGATAAAAAGTtgagatttttctgtttgatattGCACTATAATCACTGATAGTTCTTCACTACTGCTAGTGTCTTGCACATCACTTTAATGTAGATATAGAAATGTAAAtagtgtaaaataaatgaataaataaagatttcTTCATGTGTATTATATGTAAAGAGGCTAGTGACTAATTAATTTCTTCCTGgtacaatgaaattaaaataagttATACAGCATCACCCATTGAGATGACTTTGGACACtgctttttattcagtttttaagtTGACATGACAATATCATATATCAGGTATACCAGAAAAACTAAACAGTATATTCCATACAAGTAATACA from the Xiphias gladius isolate SHS-SW01 ecotype Sanya breed wild chromosome 8, ASM1685928v1, whole genome shotgun sequence genome contains:
- the cracr2aa gene encoding ras and EF-hand domain-containing protein homolog isoform X2, whose translation is MGDENPCKGPPEVLYQTHWEESLAKGYEDEEEKHFWMLMESLGANSVFEDPAEVRSLWAQLRRDEPHLLSNFEDFLARVTSQIIEANQEKREMESALKRKAATHDDEIQRLYEEMEQQIKTEKDRIVLQDYERFLSRSQDLELQLSSKERELEQLFQKQRRLERQCQDLHSEQHVTKVENVKLKQTNDELARELEHTSQELILAQEQLSVLQEQSTRLHEEKEMEIYRLTEGLQREQASLQKQLDLLREMNKHLRDERDMCFQNPKNSKKTPSLKQRPLISVVKHTNTNVFKSGDEEDLPSSSVKQNLANGSCQPSRPAETRGHLQRIISIEEDHLPHLLQNDCQAQSPLQECSEAEEDSDNEENVDLVMSDIFPCASSVQQQQSKGNVEKRETPTSPRGQPVGKETSINEEGSPSPPDRLFKIILVGNSSVGKTSLLRRFCNDCFHPGTSATVGIDYSVKTITVDNSQVALQMWDTAGQERYRSITKQFFRKVDGVVVMYDITAEQSFTAVRRWLASVKEGAGEDSPIMLLGNKIDKEIERQVQKGVGERLAKDCQMTFYECSACSGHNVVEPMVHLARILKEQEDREKEKTVQLVSSSSEKKRSCC
- the cracr2aa gene encoding ras and EF-hand domain-containing protein homolog isoform X1, which translates into the protein MAAFTPPCAITNTTTTAVARTAWQRQGSSKEEGKCENGAVEQNTVLEKTHEFFQMCDIENKGFITRRDMQRLNGELPLSAAEMENVFNTLDSDGNGYLTLDEFSSGFSEFLFGQKISVEEGMGDENPCKGPPEVLYQTHWEESLAKGYEDEEEKHFWMLMESLGANSVFEDPAEVRSLWAQLRRDEPHLLSNFEDFLARVTSQIIEANQEKREMESALKRKAATHDDEIQRLYEEMEQQIKTEKDRIVLQDYERFLSRSQDLELQLSSKERELEQLFQKQRRLERQCQDLHSEQHVTKVENVKLKQTNDELARELEHTSQELILAQEQLSVLQEQSTRLHEEKEMEIYRLTEGLQREQASLQKQLDLLREMNKHLRDERDMCFQNPKNSKKTPSLKQRPLISVVKHTNTNVFKSGDEEDLPSSSVKQNLANGSCQPSRPAETRGHLQRIISIEEDHLPHLLQNDCQAQSPLQECSEAEEDSDNEENVDLVMSDIFPCASSVQQQQSKGNVEKRETPTSPRGQPVGKETSINEEGSPSPPDRLFKIILVGNSSVGKTSLLRRFCNDCFHPGTSATVGIDYSVKTITVDNSQVALQMWDTAGQERYRSITKQFFRKVDGVVVMYDITAEQSFTAVRRWLASVKEGAGEDSPIMLLGNKIDKEIERQVQKGVGERLAKDCQMTFYECSACSGHNVVEPMVHLARILKEQEDREKEKTVQLVSSSSEKKRSCC